The Parafrankia discariae genomic interval GGTCAGTGGCCAGGGGAAGCCGCCCCTCGGACCACACCGCTGCCGTCCGTCCGCCCAGAGCCCGCTCGCCGGTCCCGTCCAGGGACAGGACGTGCAGCGACTGGTCGCCGCCGCCGCGGAACACGATCTGGGCGCCGTCCGGCGACCAGGACAGCTCGTACGCGTCGCGGGCGGTGCTGATCCGGCGGCGGCCGGAACCGTCGGCGTTGATTAGGAACATCCCGCCGATGTTGCGGGTGTACGCGACCGTGCGGCCGTCGGGGGAGAAGGCCGCGTGGTCCGACGAGCCGTCCGGTTCGTCGGTGATCTGGCGGGAGTCGCCGCCGTCCGTCCGGACGCTGAGGATCTCGCCGTCGGGCCCGGTGAAGGCGACCCGGCTTGCGTCCGGGGCCAGGACCGGACGAGGTCCGCACCGTCAGGCCTGACTCGCGCAGCTGCTTGATGACCACGACGGTGTCCAGGCCGCGGTAGTCGGCGAGCGTGATCGGCGTGCCGGGCCCGGCGCTGCCCGCGGCCGTCCGGCTCGACCCGCCCGGAGCGGCGGCGTGGAGCCGGCTGTGGCGCGGGCGCTCGCCCAGAAGGCGTCGAACAGGGCGTCCGAGCGGTGTCGCGCCTCGTCGGCCCTGGTGGCGATCTCCGCGCGCAGGGCGGCGGCGTCGACGCCGTGTCCGCGCAGCCAGGGCTCGAGCCCCTGCTCCCGCCACCCGCGGACCCATCCCTCGAAGCTGGCCGGCGTGATCTCGGGATGGAACTGGACGCCCAGGTGCGGGCCCGAGCGGAAGGCCTGCGGCGCGTCCGCCGTCCAGGCGATCTCCTCGGCGCCCGGCGGGACGTCGAAGGTGTCGAAGTGGAACTCCAGCCACAGGCCCGCGGGGACGAGATCCGGCACCGCGGAGGTCACCGAGCGCCAGCCGAGTTCGGGGCGCGGCGCCCGTCGCACGAGGGCGCCGAGGGCGCGGGCGAGTAGCTGCCCTCCGAAGCAGATGCCGAGGACCGGGGTCCCGGCCTCGATCGCCGCCCGCAGGTAGGACAGCTCGGACGGCAGCCACGGCACGGTGTCGTCGTAGGCGGACTTGTCCGACCCCATGACCACCACCAGGTCCAGTGTCCGCGGTGGGGGCGGCGGCGTGCCGGAGGTGACGAGGGCGACGTCGACGCCGTGGTGCCGCAGCCGGTCGCCGATGCTGCCGGTCTCGGTCACGGCGGCACCGTTCGCGACGTCATGCACGATCACCACTGCCCGTGGCGGCGTGCCGGTCCGGATCGTCCCGTCCCGACCCACCGTGCTCTCGGCATCCACAGTGTCCACGACGGTACGCCGGGTGCTCGCGGACGGCTCAGAACCAGATCCCGGTCGGGACGCCCCGGTCGTCGAGCTGGCCCGACCCGGGGGCCGGCAGGCAGCCGGCGGCGCCGGTCGCGATGCGGTGCGCCGTCCAGGCGGCGGCCGCGGCGTCGAGGACGTCCACCGGTGGCACCGCGTTGGCCGGGCCGAGATCGTCCGGCAGCGCGATGCCGGCTGCCGCGAGCAGGGCCCGCCGGTGGGCCGCTCCCGCCCAGGTCGTCTTCGCGAAGGGGAGCGGCGCGCCGGCCATC includes:
- a CDS encoding TolB family protein produces the protein MFLINADGSGRRRISTARDAYELSWSPDGAQIVFRGGGDQSLHVLSLDGTGERALGGRTAAVWSEGRLPLATDLSRPHTTDAEPTSAAPTA
- a CDS encoding type 1 glutamine amidotransferase, whose translation is MDTVDAESTVGRDGTIRTGTPPRAVVIVHDVANGAAVTETGSIGDRLRHHGVDVALVTSGTPPPPPRTLDLVVVMGSDKSAYDDTVPWLPSELSYLRAAIEAGTPVLGICFGGQLLARALGALVRRAPRPELGWRSVTSAVPDLVPAGLWLEFHFDTFDVPPGAEEIAWTADAPQAFRSGPHLGVQFHPEITPASFEGWVRGWREQGLEPWLRGHGVDAAALRAEIATRADEARHRSDALFDAFWASARATAGSTPPLRAGRAGRPRAAPGPARRSRSPTTAAWTPSWSSSSCASQA